One Papaver somniferum cultivar HN1 chromosome 10, ASM357369v1, whole genome shotgun sequence genomic window carries:
- the LOC113318775 gene encoding gamma carbonic anhydrase-like 2, mitochondrial, whose translation MATSLAARLTRKTLKSATIGPLTQSIFGLTRPFSTAVATDSSSSSSKIPATITRDNDERLKWDYRGQRQVIPLGQWLPTIAVDAYVAPNVVLAGQVTVCDGSSVWSGSVLRGDLNKITVGFCSNVQERCVLHAAWSSPTGLPAETLIERFVTIGAYSLLRSCTIEPECIIGQHSILMEGSLVETHSILEAGSVLPPGRRIPSGELWAGNPARYVRALTHEEILEIPKLAVAINDLSKTHFSEFLPYSTVYLEVEKLKKTFGIPI comes from the exons ATGGCGACATCTCTAGCAGCTCGACTaaccagaaaaaccctaaaatcggcAACAATTGGTCCATTAACTCAATCTATTTTCGGCCTCACTAGACCGTTCTCTACTGCTGTTGCtacagattcatcatcatcttcatcaaagatACCGGCAACAATAACAAGAGATAATGATGAAAGATTGAAATGGGATTATAGAGGACAAAGACAAGTAATTCCATTAGGGCAATGGTTACCAACAATAGCTGTTGATGCTTATGTTGCACCAAATGTTGTATTAGCTGGGCAAGTAACTGTTTGTGATGGATCTTCAGTTTGGAGTGGATCTGTTCTTAGAGGAGATCTTAATAAAATTACTGTTGGCTTTTGTTCTAATGTTCAAGAACGATGTGTTCTTCATGCTGCTTGGTCTTCTCCTACAG GGTTACCTGCTGAAACATTAATCGAGAGGTTTGTGACTATTGGGGCATACAGTCTCCTGCGGTCCTGCACAATCGAGCCGGAATGCATCATAGGGCAACACTCAATCCTTATGGAAGGTTCCTTGGTCGAGACCCACTCAATCTTGGAAGCTGGCTCTGTTCTTCCTCCTGGTCGAAGGATTCCTTCTGGCGAACTGTGGGCTGGAAATCCAGCAAGATACGTCCGAGCTCTGACCCATGAAGAAATCTTGGAGATCCCAAAATTGGCAGTTGCGATAAATGATCTGAGCAAGACCCATTTCTCAGAGTTCCTCCCATACTCCACGGTTTACCTGGAGGTTGAGAAATTGAAGAAGACTTTCGGGATCCCTATATGA